GGATTCATACGCAATAGTAACGAGCAATAATACACCTAAAAAATAACTAATGGGTGCAGTAACCAATGTATTTTTTAAATAGCTATCAAAGGCACTTTTATCTCCAAGTTTTAAACTTCGTTGGCAAAGGAACAAAGCAGAAATAAACAAACTGCTCATCACCCCGAACAGAAGGAAATTATATTCTAATGGACTTGTAAAAAGTTTTGTTAAGGACAATACATACCTTCCATCCACTTGATCGATATAGCCGCCTTGAGCAACGGGCAAGACGCTAATTAATAATCCAGGAATTAAAATTCCGGAAATACCTGAAATGGTAATTAATACTTCACTTCGTTTTTTTACTGCATGCGCATAGCCCATCATGGCGCTTCGAATGAGCAACAATAATAAAATGATACTAGCGGGAACGAGTAATAATGTCCCAAATAAAAAAGCAGCTTTCGGAAAAAATGTAATAAGAGATACAACGAAAAACACAAGAAAAACGTTTGATATTTCCCAAAAAGGAGATAAAAACTGTTGGGATAAATCTTTTGCTGTTGTGTTTTTTTGTCCTTGATAATACATACTCCAAAAGCCAGAACCGAAATCAATCGAACCAAATACAGCATACACAATAAGCAAAGTGTAAATAATCAAAATCGCAATCGTTGCTTGGGTCATCCCTTCATCACCTCTTGTTCAATTGGTCTTCGCTTAAAATACCGATAAAGTACAAAGGCTGTTGTTACAAGTAACAGAACATAACACGCTGTAAACAAAAAGAAAAATACTCCAATATTTCCGGTTAATGTAGCTGCTTCACTTGTTTTTTGAACTTTATAAATCGTCCATGGTTGTCTACCAACACAAGAAAAAATCCAACCAAATTCAGTTGATAGCATGGCCAAAGGACCACTAACGATAAATGTTCCTAAAAGGAAACGAGGAAT
The genomic region above belongs to Massilibacterium senegalense and contains:
- a CDS encoding cytochrome d ubiquinol oxidase subunit II produces the protein MTQATIAILIIYTLLIVYAVFGSIDFGSGFWSMYYQGQKNTTAKDLSQQFLSPFWEISNVFLVFFVVSLITFFPKAAFLFGTLLLVPASIILLLLLIRSAMMGYAHAVKKRSEVLITISGISGILIPGLLISVLPVAQGGYIDQVDGRYVLSLTKLFTSPLEYNFLLFGVMSSLFISALFLCQRSLKLGDKSAFDSYLKNTLVTAPISYFLGVLLLVTIAYESPWLYEKMRVQMPWLLASSLFFIIGYALLFYKRQEMHQSLLKTPLIPILFGIQLILAAFVYGRAHFPYIIYPILPIDIGMTNSPMYTALLYTTIIGLIIMVPAFYLFFKLFFKTHQQENS